A portion of the Lolium rigidum isolate FL_2022 chromosome 1, APGP_CSIRO_Lrig_0.1, whole genome shotgun sequence genome contains these proteins:
- the LOC124684610 gene encoding SKP1-like protein 1, whose translation MAAEDLKKMIMLKSSDGEEFKVEEAVVMESQTIRHMIEDKCADNGIPLPNVNSKILSKVIEYCNKHAQAAKPVADGAADGASALSPAEDLKNWDAEFIKVDHATLFDLSLAANYLNIKELLHLTCQTIADMIKGKTPEEIRRTFNIKNDFTPEEEEEIRREYQWAFE comes from the coding sequence ATGGCGGCCGAGGATCTGAAGAAGATGATCATGCTCAAGTCCTCCGACGGGGAGGAGTTCAAGGTGGAGGAGGCGGTGGTGATGGAGTCGCAGACGATCCGCCACATGATCGAGGACAAGTGCGCCGACAACGGGATCCCGCTCCCCAACGTCAACTCCAAGATCCTCTCCAAGGTAATTGAGTACTGCAACAAGCACGCCCAGGCGGCCAAGCCCGTGGCCGATGGTGCAGCGGACGGCGCTTCTGCCCTGTCCCCCGCGGAGGACCTCAAGAACTGGGACGCCGAGTTCATTAAGGTCGACCACGCCACCCTCTTCGACCTCAGCCTCGCCGCCAACTACCTCAACATCAAGGAGCTTCTGCACCTCACCTGCCAGACCATCGCCGACATGAtcaagggcaagactccggaggaGATCCGCAGGACCTTCAACATCAAGAACGACTTCacccctgaggaggaagaggagatccGCAGGGAGTACCAGTGGGCCTTTGAGTAA